The DNA region GTAGGCGCGAGTTTCTTCCTGACGCTCCGACTCAATGCCCGAGGCAATGTCGGCGCGCAACAGCGTGTTGTCGAGCCCGAACGCCGCGATAAGGTCGAGCGAGTGATCGGTGACGCGGTCGATGAGGCGGTCAACGTAGGCGGTCACAGCCTGCGCGCGCTTGCCCGACAAGCGGCCCGTGATGAGGTACCAGTCGAGGTGCTTCTCGATGAGGCCGAGCCCGAAGAGGTCACGAACCCACGTGAGCACCTGCTTCGTATCAGGATCGGTGATCTGGTCGAGAGCCTCGGTGAAGGCCTCCCACTGCAAGAGTTCTGCGTGTGCGCGGGCGGCCTCGATGAGCCGCACCTGCTGGCGGTTGAACTCGGCGTTCTGCACGGTCGGGCTTTCCTTACGCACGCCGTTCAAGGCCTGCGCGACCTCGGCGACCATCGTCTCGACCCGATCCGCAAGCAAGGCGTGCTGGTCGTCTTTCAGGCTGTCGACCGAGCGCGAAACCTGGCCGAGGTCTGCGATGCTCTGCCCGACCTGACGCAGGCCGACGCGACGCATGCGCTCGCCCACCTGGCCAACAGCGGCCTTTGCGAGCGTCGCCGCGTCGGCGTTCTTAAACTGCGCCGCGTAGTCCTTGAGCAGGCGCTTGCCGACGAGCTGCAACAGAATGTTGTTGTCGCCCTCGAAGGTCGCGTAAATGTCGAGGTCGGCACGCCAGCCCGTGAGGCGGTTTTTGGCGATAAACCCTGCCCCGCCGGTAGCCTCGCGAGCCTCCTGCAGGGTGTCGAGTGCCGCCCAGGTTGAGAGCGGCTTGAGCGCTGCGGCGAGCGTCTCGAGGTCTTCACGGGTCTCAGGGGTGTCACCCTTGCCCGAGAATACGGTGTCAAAGAGCGTGAGCAGCTGCTCGCTCGCAAAGGCCATCGCATACGTCTCAGCGAGACGAGGGATGAGCCTGCGACGGTGCAGCCCGTAGTCCATGAGCTTCGTCTCTTCACCGTTGGGCCCGCTGAACTGGCGGCGCTCGAAGCCATAAGGAATCGCGATGGCGAGCGCTGCCTTCATCGCGTTCACGGCCGAGCCGTCAAGCGAGACGCGGCCCTGCACGAGGGTGCCGATCATCGTGAAGAAGCGACGGCCCGGGCTTTCGATGGGCGACGAGTACGTTCCGTCGGCCGCAACGTCACCGTAACGGTTCAGGAGGTTCGTGCGCGGAATACGCACGTTGGTGAAGTGCAGGCGACCGTTGTCGATGCCGTTGAGGCCCCCCTTGACGCCGTCATCTTCGCTACCAACGCCGGGCAGCAGTTCGCCCTCGGGGGTGCGAATGGGAACGTAGAAGGCGTGCACGCCGTGATTCACGTTCTTCGTGATGAGCTGCGCGAACACTACCGCGGCCTGACCGTGCAGGGCCGCGTTGCCGAGAAATTCCTTCCACGCACTGCGGTGCGGGGTGTGAATCACGAACTCTTCGGTTGCTTCGTCGTAGGTCGCGGTGGTCGCGACCTTGTCGACGTCAGAGCCGTGCCCGATCTCGGTCATCGCGAATGCGCCGGGCATCTTCAGCGAGATCACATCGGGCAAGTACTTCTCATGGTGGTAGCTCGTGCCGAGGTGCAAGATCGCACCGCCGAAGAGCCCCCATTGCACGCCACTCTTAATCTGCAGTGACGGGTCGGCGTAGACGAGCTCGTGAAAGGCAGCAATGTTGCCGCCGTGGTTGTGGCCGCCGCCGAGCGCGACCGGGAAGGCGCGCTGAATGGCGCCCTTCTCAACGAGACCCGAGAGCTGCTCAAACACCCGTTCGCGGTGCTCGCTCATCGGTGTTCCCTGAGGCGTGTGAAAACGTGGATCGGCTGCGATCTCACGCCCCTCAAGCCGTTCTTGCTTCCAACGCCCCAGTAAGGCGTCAGAGACGAGATCAATGTTCAAACGTGGTTGTGGTTTCTGCGTACCCATATCGCGAAAGCTCCTCAAAGTTGCTTCGGAGGCCTCTGGCCCAAAACTGACCCAAGAGTACAGGCCGGAGCCTGGCTTCACGACTTCGCAATGAACACCCCACAAGAAGGCCCGGGGTGCCCCGAGCCTTCTTGTGGGGTAATTACAATAAACGAGGGTTTTATTTATCTCTTACAGCAAAGATCCGCGTGCGGTCGGCAGCGGTTAGTCACTCTCGACCGCGTCGCCCGCCGCGAGGACAAACTCGTCGTCGGCGAAGAAGTCACCGAAGAAGGTTGCGTTAATCTCGGCGCGCTGCAACAGCTCGGTCGTGCGACGCTGGCGGTTGCGCGGAATAATCGTGACGACAGTGCCGTGCTTGCCCGCACGCCCCGTGCGGCCTGCGCGGTGCATGTAGGTCTTGTAGTCGTCAGGCGCGTCGGCCTGGATCACCAGATCGACGTCATCGACGTGAATTCCGCGCGCGGCAACATCGGTCGCCACGAGCACGTTCACACGGCCCGAGGTGAGCTGCTTGAGGTTGCGCGTGCGCTTGGCCTGGTTGAGGTCACCGTGCAGGGCGACCGCTGGCACGCCCGCGTCTTCGAAGAGCTCACTGAGCTGTTCGGCGTAGGCGCGGGTGCGCGTGAACACGAGAATCTTGCCGGGGCTCTGCACGAGCTGCGTCAGAATCTCGAGCTTCTCTTCGCGCAGCACCACGAACACGCGGTGATCGATCGTGCCAGAGGCCTGGTCTTCACCGGCGACCTCGTGAGCGACGTGAACCGGCAAGAACTCCTTCACGAGCGATGCGACGCCCGAATCAAGCGTTGCCGAGAAGAGCAGCTTCTGCGAGTCGTGAGCGGTCTGCCTCAGCAGGCGCTGCACCGGCTCGAGGAAGCCGAGATCGCACATGTGATCGGCCTCGTCGAGCACGGCAATGGTGACCTCGCTGAGGTCAAGGTGGCCCTGCTCAATAAGATCTTCCATGCGACCGGGGGTACCGATCACGATGTCAACGCCCATGGTGAGCGCAGTCACCTGCTTCGCCTGCGGCACGCCGCCGTACACCTGCGTCGTGTAGAGGCCAACCGAACGGGCAATGGGCTGCACCGTGCGGTCGATCTGCAGCGCGAGCTCACGAGTTGGCGCGAGAATGAGCGCCTTGGGCTTACGGCCCCGCGAACGCTCACGCTTCGAACGCTTGTTGTTCGGGTCGACCTTTGGCGGATCGCCAGCAAAGCGCCCCTCGGCCTTCATCTGGAGCAAGCGCTCGACGAGGGGTGCCCCGAAGGCAATGGTCTTGCCAGAGCCGGTGCGACCGCGCCCGAGCACGTTGTGGCCCGCGAGCACGTCAGGAATCGTCGCGCCCTGAATCGGGAAGGGCTTTTCGGCGCCGAGCTTGGCGAGCGTCTCGACGATGTTGCCACCGAGGCCGAGCCCCTCAAAGGTCATCTCGGCGACGTCTTCAGCGCTCGTCTGCATCGCTTCGATGCGCTCGAGCACAACATCCTCTTCGGGCGCAAAACGCTTCTGGTCGTCGCGGAAGCCACGGTCATCGCGCTTGTTGCCACCAAAGCCGCGGTCGTCGCGCTTGCTGCCGAACCCACGATCGTCACGCTTGCCACGGAAGTCGCGGTCATCGCGTCTTCCCTGTCCCCCGCGCTCATCACGGAAGCCGCCGCGTTCGCCGCGGAACCCACCGCGCTCCTCTCGGAACCCGCGGTCGCCGCGTTCGCTGCGTTCCCCGCGGAAGTCGCGGTCGCCACGCTGGCGACGGTCGTCCCGGAACCCACCGCGATCCTCACGGAAATCGCGCTTCTCACGGAAATCGCGCTTGGCGCCGAAGTCACGATCCTGCTTGAACCCGCGGTCATCGCGGAAACCACGATCGCTCCGCTGACCACGTTCGTCTGAGAAGCCGCGCTTATCGGCGTAATCGCGCTTGCCGCCAAAGTCACGCTTGCCGCCAAAGTCACGATCTTGTTTGAACCCGCGGTCATCACGGAAACCACGATCGTTCCGCTGGCCACGATCATCGCGGAAGCCACCCTGGTCGCCCCGCTGACCACGGGCATCACGGAAATCGCGCTTGCCGCGGAAGTCGCGGTCGTCGCGCTTGCCGCGGAAATCACGGTTGTCGCTGAACCCGCGGTCTTC from Leucobacter sp. UCMA 4100 includes:
- a CDS encoding acyl-CoA dehydrogenase family protein, which codes for MGTQKPQPRLNIDLVSDALLGRWKQERLEGREIAADPRFHTPQGTPMSEHRERVFEQLSGLVEKGAIQRAFPVALGGGHNHGGNIAAFHELVYADPSLQIKSGVQWGLFGGAILHLGTSYHHEKYLPDVISLKMPGAFAMTEIGHGSDVDKVATTATYDEATEEFVIHTPHRSAWKEFLGNAALHGQAAVVFAQLITKNVNHGVHAFYVPIRTPEGELLPGVGSEDDGVKGGLNGIDNGRLHFTNVRIPRTNLLNRYGDVAADGTYSSPIESPGRRFFTMIGTLVQGRVSLDGSAVNAMKAALAIAIPYGFERRQFSGPNGEETKLMDYGLHRRRLIPRLAETYAMAFASEQLLTLFDTVFSGKGDTPETREDLETLAAALKPLSTWAALDTLQEAREATGGAGFIAKNRLTGWRADLDIYATFEGDNNILLQLVGKRLLKDYAAQFKNADAATLAKAAVGQVGERMRRVGLRQVGQSIADLGQVSRSVDSLKDDQHALLADRVETMVAEVAQALNGVRKESPTVQNAEFNRQQVRLIEAARAHAELLQWEAFTEALDQITDPDTKQVLTWVRDLFGLGLIEKHLDWYLITGRLSGKRAQAVTAYVDRLIDRVTDHSLDLIAAFGLDNTLLRADIASGIESERQEETRAYIAEQKAAGTWPVHEKELRKRSGK
- a CDS encoding DEAD/DEAH box helicase translates to MANKRNSGGFKASKNYDPSRAPKGKRHPGSAQGGGPKRRFDDRDDRGFRDDRGNRDDRGYRDERGGQRSDRREGGRDFRDDRGGYRGDRRDDRGREGGRGFKNDRGNERGGYTNDRGYGNDRGFKNDRGFKNDRGFKNDRFDAERGGREDRGFSDNRDFRGKRDDRDFRGKRDFRDARGQRGDQGGFRDDRGQRNDRGFRDDRGFKQDRDFGGKRDFGGKRDYADKRGFSDERGQRSDRGFRDDRGFKQDRDFGAKRDFREKRDFREDRGGFRDDRRQRGDRDFRGERSERGDRGFREERGGFRGERGGFRDERGGQGRRDDRDFRGKRDDRGFGSKRDDRGFGGNKRDDRGFRDDQKRFAPEEDVVLERIEAMQTSAEDVAEMTFEGLGLGGNIVETLAKLGAEKPFPIQGATIPDVLAGHNVLGRGRTGSGKTIAFGAPLVERLLQMKAEGRFAGDPPKVDPNNKRSKRERSRGRKPKALILAPTRELALQIDRTVQPIARSVGLYTTQVYGGVPQAKQVTALTMGVDIVIGTPGRMEDLIEQGHLDLSEVTIAVLDEADHMCDLGFLEPVQRLLRQTAHDSQKLLFSATLDSGVASLVKEFLPVHVAHEVAGEDQASGTIDHRVFVVLREEKLEILTQLVQSPGKILVFTRTRAYAEQLSELFEDAGVPAVALHGDLNQAKRTRNLKQLTSGRVNVLVATDVAARGIHVDDVDLVIQADAPDDYKTYMHRAGRTGRAGKHGTVVTIIPRNRQRRTTELLQRAEINATFFGDFFADDEFVLAAGDAVESD